A stretch of the Procambarus clarkii isolate CNS0578487 chromosome 47, FALCON_Pclarkii_2.0, whole genome shotgun sequence genome encodes the following:
- the LOC138350813 gene encoding variable charge X-linked protein 3B-like → MNEYARRKSAMNEYDRRESDMNEYDRRESDMNEYDRRESDMNEYDRRESDMNEYDRRESDMNEYDRRESDMNEYDRRESDMNEYDSGESDMNEYDRRERVT, encoded by the coding sequence atGAACGAGTATGCCAGACGGAAGAGTGCCATGAACGAGTATGACAGACGGGAGAGTGACATGAACGAATATGACAGAAGGGAGAGTGACATGAACGAGTATGATAGACGGGAGAGTGACATGAACGAGTATGATAGACGGGAGAGTGACATGAACGAGTATGATAGACGGGAGAGTGACATGAACGAGTATGATAGACGGGAGAGTGATATGAACGAGTATGATAGACGGGAGAGTGACATGAACGAATATGACAGTGGGGAGAGTGACATGAACGAGTATgacagaagagagagagtgacatGA
- the LOC138350814 gene encoding gigasin-1-like → MNEYDRRESDMNEYDRRESDMNEYDRRESDMNEYARRESDMNEYDRRESDMNEYTRWESDMNEYDRRESDMNEYARRESDMNEYDRRESDMNEYDRRESDMNEYDRRESDMNEYDRRESDMNEYDRRESDMNEYDRRESDMNEYDRRESDMNEYDRQGE, encoded by the coding sequence ATGAACGAGTATGACAGACGGGAGAGTGACATGAACGAGTATGACAGACGGGAGAGTGACATGAACGAGTATGACAGACGGGAGAGTGACATGAACGAGTATGCCAGACGGGAGAGTGACATGAACGAGTATGACAGACGGGAGAGTGACATGAACGAGTATACAAGATGGGAGAGTGACATGAACGAATATGACAGACGGGAGAGTGACATGAACGAGTATGCCAGACGGGAGAGTGACATGAACGAGTATGACAGACGGGAGAGTGACATGAACGAGTATGACAGACGGGAGAGTGACATGAACGAGTATGATAGACGGGAGAGTGACATGAACGAATATGACAGAAGGGAGAGTGACATGAACGAGTATGATAGACGGGAGAGTGACATGAACGAGTATGATAGACGGGAGAGTGACATGAACGAGTATGACAGACGGGAGAGTGACATGAACGAGTATGACAGACAGGGAGAGTGA
- the LOC138350815 gene encoding gigasin-1-like, producing the protein MNEYDRRESDMNEYDRRESDMNEYDRRESDMNEYDRRESDMNEYARRESDMNEYDRRESDMNEYARWESDMNEYDRRESDMNEYARRESDMNEYDRRESDMNEYDRRESDMNEYDRRESDMNEYDRRESDMNEYDRRESDMNEYDRRESDMNEYDSGESDMNEYDRRERVT; encoded by the coding sequence ATGAACGAGTATGACAGACGGGAGAGTGACATGAACGAGTATGACAGACGGGAGAGTGACATGAACGAGTATGACAGACGGGAGAGTGACATGAACGAGTATGACAGACGGGAGAGTGACATGAACGAGTATGCCAGACGGGAGAGTGACATGAACGAGTATGACAGACGGGAGAGTGACATGAACGAGTATGCCAGATGGGAGAGTGACATGAACGAATATGACAGACGGGAGAGTGACATGAACGAGTATGCCAGACGGGAGAGTGACATGAACGAGTATGACAGACGGGAGAGTGACATGAACGAGTATGACAGACGGGAGAGTGACATGAACGAGTATGATAGACGGGAGAGTGACATGAACGAATATGACAGAAGGGAGAGTGACATGAACGAGTATGATAGACGGGAGAGTGACATGAACGAGTATGATAGACGGGAGAGTGACATGAACGAATATGACAGTGGGGAGAGTGACATGAACGAGTATgacagaagagagagagtgacatGA
- the LOC138350816 gene encoding gigasin-1-like has protein sequence MNEYDRRESDMNEYDRRESDMNEYDRRESDMNEYARRESDMNEYDRRESDMNEYARWESDMNEYDRRESDMNEYARRESDMNEYDRRESDMNEYDRRESDMNEYDRRESDMNEYDRRESDMNEYDRRESDMNEYDRRESDMNEYDRRESDMNEYDRQGE, from the coding sequence ATGAACGAGTATGACAGACGGGAGAGTGACATGAACGAGTATGACAGACGGGAGAGTGACATGAACGAGTATGACAGACGGGAGAGTGACATGAACGAGTATGCCAGACGGGAGAGTGACATGAACGAGTATGACAGACGGGAGAGTGACATGAACGAGTATGCCAGATGGGAGAGTGACATGAACGAATATGACAGACGGGAGAGTGACATGAACGAGTATGCCAGACGGGAGAGTGACATGAACGAGTATGACAGACGGGAGAGTGACATGAACGAGTATGACAGACGGGAGAGTGACATGAACGAGTATGATAGACGGGAGAGTGACATGAACGAATATGACAGAAGGGAGAGTGACATGAACGAGTATGATAGACGGGAGAGTGACATGAACGAGTATGATAGACGGGAGAGTGACATGAACGAGTATGACAGACGGGAGAGTGACATGAACGAGTATGACAGACAGGGAGAGTGA